A genomic segment from Bosea sp. OAE506 encodes:
- a CDS encoding DUF2336 domain-containing protein codes for MSSVSSLLRDLETTMVRGSADERTQILSRLTDLFLSTAAVMDDDQVGIFDVVIGRLSRAIELRARIELSERLAPVPNAPAGVVRQLALDEIAVARPVLVASPRLTDQDLVAISAAKGRDHMLAITEREDLGEPVTDFLILRGGRLVTHAIAANHGARFSHHGMGVLVMRANQDDALQSALGDRRDLPAELAAQLMAAAKNSARRRLSAGLDPNMAEAVGDAVERGARAVAADAEIQGNLGTANEALVEINRLRDENQLDEATLVRFATSGATEHAICAVAVLSELSLPAAEQAVLGPDRDAVLLVARGLGWSWETAAALIGLRKDFGKSDAAVDRARQHFRTIAQPTAQRVLGFLRMRDAQQ; via the coding sequence ATGAGTTCTGTCAGTTCGCTGTTGCGCGATCTCGAGACGACGATGGTGCGCGGCTCGGCCGACGAGCGCACGCAGATCCTGTCGCGTCTGACCGATCTCTTCCTCAGCACCGCGGCCGTCATGGACGACGACCAGGTTGGCATTTTCGACGTCGTCATCGGCCGGCTCTCGCGGGCGATCGAACTCAGGGCGCGCATCGAGCTCTCCGAGCGGCTGGCACCGGTGCCCAACGCGCCGGCGGGCGTGGTGCGCCAGCTGGCGCTGGACGAGATCGCCGTGGCCCGTCCCGTCCTCGTCGCCTCGCCTCGTCTCACCGATCAGGACCTCGTCGCCATCTCCGCGGCGAAGGGGCGCGATCACATGCTCGCCATCACCGAGCGCGAGGATCTCGGCGAGCCGGTGACCGATTTCCTGATCCTGCGCGGCGGGCGGCTCGTCACCCACGCGATCGCCGCCAATCACGGCGCCCGCTTCTCGCATCACGGCATGGGCGTGCTCGTCATGCGCGCCAACCAGGACGATGCGCTCCAGTCCGCGCTCGGCGACCGCAGGGACCTGCCGGCCGAACTCGCCGCGCAGCTGATGGCGGCAGCGAAGAACTCCGCCCGGCGCCGGCTCTCGGCCGGTCTCGATCCGAACATGGCCGAAGCCGTCGGCGACGCGGTCGAGCGCGGCGCGCGGGCCGTTGCAGCCGATGCGGAGATCCAGGGTAATCTCGGCACGGCCAACGAGGCGCTGGTCGAGATCAACCGGCTCCGCGATGAAAACCAGCTCGACGAGGCCACGCTCGTCCGCTTCGCCACCTCCGGCGCGACGGAACATGCGATCTGCGCCGTGGCGGTGCTGTCGGAACTGAGCCTGCCGGCAGCCGAACAGGCCGTGCTCGGGCCGGATCGCGACGCGGTGCTGCTGGTTGCGCGTGGGCTGGGCTGGTCCTGGGAGACCGCCGCCGCGCTGATCGGCCTGCGCAAGGATTTCGGCAAGTCCGACGCCGCGGTTGATCGGGCCCGGCAGCATTTCCGCACCATCGCCCAGCCGACGGCGCAGCGGGTGCTCGGCTTCCTCAGGATGCGCGACGCACAGCAGTGA
- the rimP gene encoding ribosome maturation factor RimP: protein MNEPNASEQDNDPRLVVESGVAARVAAIIEPAIVDLGYRLVRVRVTGQNGCTVQIMAERPDGTMNVEGCEEVSQAVSPALDVDDPIQVAYHLEVSSPGIDRPLVRAGDFARWAGHLAKIDTETPVHGRKRFRGILLGVEGDNALLARDDAKTEDERNVAIPMTLIGDARLVLTDALVTESLRRGKAGLPPAMPSADEIAAPPKGRKKSLGPRPDKMRGQTPPDTTEEE, encoded by the coding sequence ATGAACGAGCCGAACGCCAGCGAACAGGACAACGATCCCCGCCTCGTCGTCGAGAGCGGTGTGGCGGCGCGCGTCGCCGCGATCATCGAGCCCGCCATCGTCGATCTCGGCTACCGGCTGGTGCGGGTGCGGGTCACCGGCCAGAACGGCTGCACCGTGCAGATCATGGCCGAACGGCCGGACGGCACGATGAATGTCGAGGGGTGCGAGGAGGTCAGCCAGGCGGTCTCGCCGGCGCTCGACGTCGACGACCCGATCCAGGTCGCCTACCACCTCGAGGTGTCGTCGCCCGGCATCGACCGGCCCCTTGTCCGCGCCGGCGATTTCGCCCGCTGGGCCGGCCATCTGGCCAAGATCGACACCGAGACCCCCGTCCATGGTCGCAAGCGCTTCCGCGGCATCCTTCTCGGCGTCGAGGGCGACAACGCACTGCTCGCCCGCGACGACGCCAAGACCGAGGATGAGCGCAACGTCGCGATTCCGATGACGTTGATCGGCGATGCCCGGCTGGTGCTGACCGACGCGCTGGTGACCGAGTCGCTGCGCCGCGGCAAGGCGGGGCTGCCGCCCGCGATGCCGTCGGCCGACGAGATCGCCGCGCCGCCCAAGGGGCGCAAGAAGTCGCTGGGCCCGCGGCCCGACAAGATGCGCGGACAGACTCCGCCCGACACAACCGAAGAGGAGTGA
- the nusA gene encoding transcription termination factor NusA, translating to MVVAANRLEWLQIADAVAREKSIDRQIVLDAMEDAIARAARSRYGAETDVHAEISTKTGELRLARHLQVVDSVENPAVEITVDEAKRHNPAAQVGDVIADPLPPFDFGRIAAQAAKQVIVQKVREAERDRQYDEYKDRIGEIVNGAVKRVEYGNVFVDLGRGEAIIRRDEMIPRETFKVGDRARAYVYDVRREPRGPQIFLSRTHPQFMAKLFGQEVPEIYDGIVEVKAVARDPGSRAKIAVISRDSSIDPVGACVGMRGSRVQAVVGELQGEKIDIIPWSPDVATFVVNALQPAEVAKVVLDEEADKIEVVVPDEQLSLAIGRRGQNVRLASQLTGWDIDILTEAEESERRQKEFVTRTDIFMNALNVDETVGQLLASEGFRTVEEVAYVDPSELASIEGFDEETGAEIQSRAQEYLAAVEAEFDEKRRALGVEDGLREVAGITTAMMVALGENDVKNVEDLAGCATDDLVGWTERKDGETTRHSGYLDGFDLSRQDAEAIIMAARVQAGWVEAPAEETEDAAEATAEA from the coding sequence ATGGTGGTCGCAGCCAACAGGCTCGAATGGCTTCAGATCGCGGACGCCGTCGCCCGCGAGAAATCGATCGACCGGCAGATCGTGCTGGACGCGATGGAGGACGCCATCGCCCGGGCCGCCCGCTCGCGCTACGGCGCCGAGACCGACGTCCATGCCGAGATCAGCACCAAGACCGGCGAACTGCGCCTGGCGCGCCATCTCCAGGTCGTCGACAGCGTCGAGAACCCGGCCGTCGAGATCACCGTCGACGAGGCCAAGCGCCACAACCCGGCCGCCCAGGTCGGCGACGTGATCGCCGATCCGCTGCCACCCTTCGATTTCGGCCGCATCGCCGCCCAGGCCGCCAAGCAGGTCATCGTGCAGAAGGTCCGCGAGGCCGAGCGTGACCGCCAGTACGACGAGTACAAGGATCGCATCGGCGAGATCGTCAACGGCGCGGTCAAGCGCGTCGAATACGGCAACGTCTTCGTCGATCTCGGCCGCGGCGAGGCGATCATCCGCCGCGACGAGATGATCCCGCGTGAGACCTTCAAGGTCGGCGACCGTGCCCGCGCCTATGTCTACGACGTGCGCCGTGAACCGCGCGGCCCGCAGATCTTCCTGTCCCGCACCCATCCGCAGTTCATGGCCAAGCTGTTCGGCCAGGAAGTGCCGGAAATCTACGACGGCATCGTCGAGGTGAAGGCCGTCGCCCGCGATCCGGGCTCTCGCGCCAAGATCGCCGTGATCAGCCGCGATTCCTCGATCGACCCCGTCGGCGCCTGCGTCGGCATGCGCGGCTCGCGCGTGCAGGCCGTCGTCGGCGAGCTCCAGGGCGAGAAGATCGACATCATCCCGTGGTCGCCCGACGTCGCCACCTTCGTCGTCAACGCGCTGCAGCCGGCGGAAGTCGCCAAGGTCGTGCTCGACGAGGAGGCCGACAAGATCGAGGTCGTGGTGCCCGACGAGCAGCTCTCGCTCGCGATCGGCCGTCGCGGCCAGAACGTCCGCTTGGCCTCGCAGCTCACCGGCTGGGACATCGACATCCTGACCGAGGCCGAGGAATCCGAGCGGCGCCAGAAGGAATTCGTCACCCGCACCGACATCTTCATGAACGCGCTGAACGTCGACGAAACGGTCGGCCAGCTGCTCGCGTCGGAAGGCTTCCGCACGGTCGAGGAGGTCGCCTATGTCGATCCTTCCGAGCTCGCCTCGATCGAGGGCTTCGACGAGGAGACCGGTGCCGAGATCCAGTCGCGCGCCCAGGAGTATCTGGCCGCGGTCGAGGCCGAGTTCGACGAGAAGCGCCGTGCGCTGGGCGTCGAGGACGGGCTGCGCGAGGTCGCCGGCATCACCACCGCGATGATGGTGGCGCTGGGCGAGAACGACGTGAAGAACGTCGAGGACCTCGCCGGCTGCGCCACCGACGACCTCGTCGGCTGGACCGAGCGCAAGGATGGCGAGACCACCCGCCATTCCGGCTATCTCGACGGGTTCGACCTGTCGCGCCAGGACGCCGAGGCCATCATCATGGCCGCCCGCGTCCAGGCCGGCTGGGTCGAGGCGCCCGCCGAAGAGACCGAGGACGCCGCCGAGGCGACGGCCGAGGCCTGA
- a CDS encoding RNA-binding protein, translating into MNAAQARAARETPQARRDGPERSCVVTRTVQSPDELIRFVVGPEGVLVPDLRRKLPGRGVWASLSAATVAEAIKRRAFERSLKTKVVVPPDLVAMIDRLMHKDALQALAMANKAGLVQAGFAKVEAMIGSGQCAGVIEASDGAEDGRRKIGQALRRAELAREEAGLKPRRPHVVAIFASEDLELALGRPHVIHAALAPGPAAEGFLSRWRRLVRYRTGDAGATDPDKPTGANPAGDDSVDQRTTEPAGPNAAGPSTE; encoded by the coding sequence ATGAACGCGGCTCAAGCGCGCGCTGCGCGCGAGACGCCCCAGGCCCGCCGCGACGGGCCGGAGCGGAGCTGCGTCGTGACGCGGACGGTCCAGTCGCCCGACGAGCTGATCCGCTTCGTCGTCGGCCCCGAAGGCGTGCTGGTGCCGGATCTGCGCCGCAAGCTGCCGGGGCGCGGCGTCTGGGCCAGCCTCAGCGCGGCAACCGTCGCCGAGGCGATCAAGCGCCGCGCCTTCGAGCGCTCGCTGAAGACCAAAGTCGTCGTGCCGCCCGATCTGGTCGCGATGATCGACCGGCTGATGCACAAGGACGCGCTGCAGGCGCTGGCCATGGCCAACAAGGCCGGGCTGGTGCAGGCGGGCTTCGCCAAGGTCGAGGCGATGATCGGCTCCGGCCAGTGTGCCGGCGTGATCGAGGCCAGCGACGGGGCCGAGGACGGGCGCCGCAAGATCGGCCAGGCCCTGCGCCGGGCCGAACTGGCCCGCGAAGAGGCCGGTCTGAAGCCGCGAAGGCCTCACGTCGTGGCAATTTTTGCGAGCGAAGATTTGGAATTGGCGTTGGGCCGCCCACATGTGATACATGCGGCGCTTGCTCCGGGACCGGCGGCGGAGGGTTTCCTCTCCCGCTGGCGTCGGCTCGTTCGCTATCGGACGGGCGATGCCGGCGCAACCGACCCGGATAAGCCGACCGGTGCCAACCCCGCAGGCGACGATTCCGTAGACCAACGAACGACCGAACCGGCTGGACCGAACGCGGCAGGACCGAGCACAGAATGA
- the infB gene encoding translation initiation factor IF-2, with amino-acid sequence MSDTKTPGDKTLTVSPPKTLSLKRPVEQSTVRQSFSHGRSKQVVVEVKRRVAGPDVKEVAAPRPAAPPVQQAAPRPAPAAPTPPARPASGMLLRTLSEDEKEARQRALSDSRGREAEARRIAEDEARARALAAERERQEREAALARQREEEERRRQEEDRKRRAESAARQRMDEPQAPRAPQPPRDVAPAAPSQPQSAPPPAAGFAPRPAAAGPRPEFAPRTPMRDVGARPPRLDSRPPRLETPRPPRVDAAAPAEPAITRPTRQAPSTATPRSRPDDGEARPAFRRPGGGAGGPPRGAPAPAPKTPKVGEKPRGRLTLSTATGGDDERTRSVAAFRRRVQRMTGHRASDVAKERVMREVIIPETITIQELANRMTERGVDVIRLLMKQGAMHKITDVIDADTAQLVAEEMGHTVKRVAESDVEEGLFDTPDTDETLLSRPAVVTIMGHVDHGKTSLLDAIRQTHVVTGEAGGITQHIGAYQVKTPSGAFVTFIDTPGHAAFTAMRARGAKVTDVVVLVVAADDGVMPQTVEAINHAKAAGVPLIVAINKIDKTDASPERVRAELLQYEIQVETLGGETLEIEVSAKTGKNLDKLLEAIALQAELLDLKANPDRPAEGTVIEAKLDRGRGPVATVLVQRGTLRTGDIVVAGSEWGRVRALIGDTGAQIKEAPPSLPVEVLGFNGTPEAGDRVAVVESEARAREITDYRERQKRDRIAARGGGSSAGRSLADMMRDLKEGAGRKEFPLVVKGDVQGSVEAIVGTLEKVGNDEVRARVLQSGVGGITESDITLAQASGAAVIGFNVRAHKEAREAAERAGVEIRYYNIIYNLVDDVKAAMSGLLAPTLRETMLGNAQILEIFAVSKVGKIAGCRVTDGTIERGANVRLIRDNVVVHEGKLAQLKRFKDDAKEVVAGQECGMSFENYQDMRAGDVIECYRVEEIKRTL; translated from the coding sequence ATGAGCGATACCAAGACCCCGGGCGACAAGACTTTGACCGTCAGCCCCCCGAAGACCCTGAGCCTGAAGCGTCCTGTCGAACAGAGCACTGTCCGGCAGAGCTTCTCGCATGGGCGCTCCAAGCAGGTTGTCGTCGAGGTCAAGCGCCGCGTCGCCGGCCCGGACGTCAAGGAGGTCGCGGCACCGCGCCCTGCCGCGCCGCCGGTCCAGCAGGCTGCGCCCCGCCCGGCTCCCGCCGCGCCGACGCCGCCCGCCCGCCCTGCTTCCGGCATGCTGCTGCGGACCCTCTCCGAGGACGAGAAGGAGGCGCGTCAGCGCGCCCTCTCCGACTCCCGCGGCCGCGAGGCGGAAGCCCGCCGGATCGCCGAGGACGAGGCCCGTGCCCGTGCGCTGGCCGCCGAGCGCGAGCGCCAGGAGCGTGAAGCCGCCCTCGCCCGCCAGCGCGAAGAGGAAGAGCGTCGCCGGCAGGAAGAAGATCGCAAGCGCCGCGCCGAAAGCGCCGCCCGCCAGCGCATGGATGAGCCCCAGGCCCCGCGTGCGCCGCAGCCGCCGCGCGATGTCGCCCCGGCCGCTCCGTCGCAGCCGCAATCGGCCCCGCCGCCGGCCGCCGGCTTTGCGCCGCGCCCGGCCGCTGCCGGCCCGCGTCCCGAATTCGCGCCCCGCACCCCGATGCGGGATGTCGGCGCGCGTCCTCCGCGCCTCGATTCCCGTCCGCCGCGTCTCGAGACGCCGCGGCCGCCGCGCGTCGATGCGGCGGCTCCGGCCGAGCCCGCCATCACCCGGCCGACGCGTCAGGCACCGTCCACCGCCACCCCGCGCAGCCGTCCTGATGACGGCGAGGCCCGGCCCGCTTTCCGCCGCCCCGGCGGTGGTGCGGGTGGTCCGCCGCGCGGCGCCCCGGCTCCGGCTCCCAAGACCCCGAAGGTCGGCGAGAAGCCGCGCGGCCGTCTGACATTGTCGACCGCGACCGGCGGAGACGACGAGCGTACGCGTTCGGTCGCCGCCTTCCGCCGCCGTGTCCAGCGCATGACCGGGCATCGCGCCTCGGACGTCGCGAAGGAACGCGTGATGCGCGAGGTGATCATTCCCGAGACGATCACCATCCAGGAACTCGCCAACCGCATGACCGAGCGGGGCGTCGACGTCATCCGCCTGCTGATGAAGCAGGGCGCGATGCACAAGATCACGGACGTGATCGACGCCGACACCGCCCAGCTGGTGGCCGAGGAAATGGGCCACACGGTCAAGCGCGTCGCCGAATCGGACGTTGAAGAGGGTCTCTTCGACACCCCCGACACCGACGAGACGCTGCTCTCGCGGCCCGCCGTCGTCACGATCATGGGCCATGTCGACCACGGCAAGACCTCGCTGCTCGACGCGATCCGCCAGACCCATGTCGTCACCGGAGAGGCCGGCGGCATCACCCAGCATATCGGCGCCTATCAGGTGAAGACGCCGTCGGGCGCCTTCGTCACCTTCATCGACACGCCCGGCCACGCCGCCTTCACGGCGATGCGCGCCCGCGGCGCCAAGGTGACGGACGTGGTCGTGCTGGTCGTCGCGGCCGATGACGGCGTGATGCCGCAGACGGTCGAGGCGATCAATCACGCCAAGGCTGCGGGCGTTCCGCTGATCGTGGCGATCAACAAGATCGACAAGACCGATGCGAGCCCCGAGCGGGTTCGTGCGGAACTGCTGCAGTACGAGATCCAGGTCGAGACGCTGGGCGGCGAGACGCTCGAAATCGAGGTGTCCGCCAAGACGGGCAAGAACCTCGACAAGCTGCTCGAGGCGATTGCGCTGCAGGCCGAACTGCTCGACCTCAAGGCCAATCCGGATCGTCCGGCCGAGGGCACGGTGATCGAGGCCAAGCTCGATCGCGGCCGCGGCCCGGTCGCGACCGTGCTCGTCCAGCGCGGCACGCTGCGCACCGGCGACATCGTCGTGGCGGGTTCGGAATGGGGTCGCGTGCGCGCCCTCATCGGCGACACCGGCGCCCAGATCAAGGAAGCGCCTCCGTCACTTCCCGTGGAGGTTCTCGGCTTCAACGGCACGCCCGAGGCCGGCGACCGCGTCGCGGTGGTCGAGTCCGAGGCCCGTGCCCGCGAGATCACCGATTACCGCGAGCGCCAGAAGCGCGACCGGATCGCCGCTCGCGGCGGTGGATCGTCGGCCGGCCGCTCGCTCGCCGACATGATGCGCGATCTCAAGGAAGGCGCCGGCCGCAAGGAATTCCCGCTCGTCGTCAAGGGCGACGTGCAGGGTTCGGTCGAAGCCATTGTGGGAACGCTTGAAAAGGTCGGCAACGACGAGGTGCGCGCCCGCGTGCTGCAGTCGGGCGTCGGCGGCATCACGGAATCCGACATCACGCTGGCCCAGGCTTCGGGCGCGGCCGTGATCGGCTTCAACGTGCGTGCCCACAAGGAAGCGCGCGAGGCGGCCGAACGGGCCGGCGTCGAAATCCGCTACTACAACATCATCTACAACCTCGTGGACGATGTGAAGGCGGCGATGTCGGGTCTGCTGGCTCCGACCCTGCGCGAGACCATGCTCGGCAACGCGCAGATCCTCGAGATCTTCGCGGTCTCGAAGGTCGGCAAGATCGCCGGTTGCCGCGTCACCGACGGCACGATCGAGCGTGGCGCCAATGTCCGCCTGATCCGCGACAATGTCGTGGTTCACGAGGGCAAGCTCGCCCAGCTCAAGCGCTTCAAGGACGACGCCAAGGAAGTCGTGGCGGGCCAGGAGTGCGGTATGTCCTTCGAGAACTACCAGGACATGCGCGCCGGCGACGTCATCGAGTGCTACCGCGTCGAGGAGATCAAGCGCACGCTCTGA
- the rbfA gene encoding 30S ribosome-binding factor RbfA, protein MARPAKPSGPNQRQLRIGEVIRHALAELLSRGDIHDEVLARHVVTVPEVRLSSDLKLATCYIMPLGGGDVKPVLKALNDHKRYIRGEIAHRVNLKFAPDIRFLADESFAEAERVDAILYSDKVRQDILKQPLRIQTDEQDDD, encoded by the coding sequence ATGGCAAGACCTGCAAAACCCTCCGGACCGAACCAGCGCCAGCTGCGTATCGGCGAAGTCATCCGTCACGCGCTGGCGGAGCTGCTCTCGCGCGGTGACATCCATGACGAGGTCCTGGCCCGGCATGTCGTCACCGTGCCCGAGGTGCGCCTCTCTTCGGATCTGAAGCTCGCGACCTGCTATATCATGCCGCTGGGCGGCGGCGACGTGAAGCCGGTGCTGAAGGCGCTCAACGACCACAAGCGCTATATCCGCGGCGAGATCGCCCATCGGGTGAACCTGAAATTCGCGCCGGATATCCGCTTCCTGGCGGATGAGAGCTTCGCCGAGGCCGAGCGCGTCGATGCCATCCTCTATTCCGACAAGGTGCGCCAGGACATCCTGAAGCAGCCGCTGCGCATCCAGACCGACGAGCAGGACGATGACTGA
- the truB gene encoding tRNA pseudouridine(55) synthase TruB, with product MTEPASPDVLEPQGQSFAPRPKKRDVHGWVVLDKPVGMTSTHAVAVVKRAFAAKKAGHAGTLDPLASGLLPIALGEATKTVPFVMDGRKAYQFTVSWGSQTDTDDTEGKVIATSDARPDEAAIAALLPRFTGTISQVPPKFSAIKIAGERAYDLARDGEEVVLEARPVEIDALRIVAHDGATTTFEAECGKGTYVRAIARDLGLALGCLGHVAHLRRTRVGPFGIADATSVETLRKSAESAAGALQPVMAALSLIPEIAINRDAAMRLKRGQSVLLRGRDALPASPAVYATCGGVLIAIGAVEQGEFVPHRVFNL from the coding sequence ATGACTGAGCCGGCCTCTCCGGATGTGCTCGAACCCCAGGGCCAAAGCTTCGCTCCGCGTCCGAAAAAACGCGACGTGCATGGCTGGGTCGTTCTCGACAAGCCCGTCGGCATGACCTCGACCCATGCGGTCGCGGTGGTGAAGCGAGCCTTCGCGGCGAAGAAGGCCGGCCATGCGGGCACGCTCGACCCGCTCGCCTCGGGCCTGCTGCCGATCGCGCTCGGCGAGGCCACCAAGACCGTTCCCTTCGTCATGGACGGGCGCAAGGCCTACCAGTTCACCGTGTCATGGGGCAGCCAGACCGATACCGACGACACCGAAGGCAAGGTGATCGCGACCTCGGATGCGCGGCCGGACGAAGCGGCGATTGCGGCGCTATTGCCGCGCTTCACCGGCACGATCAGCCAGGTGCCGCCGAAATTCTCCGCCATCAAGATCGCCGGCGAGCGCGCCTATGACCTCGCCCGCGATGGCGAGGAGGTCGTGCTGGAGGCCCGCCCGGTCGAGATCGACGCGCTGCGCATCGTCGCCCATGACGGCGCTACCACGACCTTCGAGGCCGAATGCGGCAAGGGCACCTATGTGCGCGCCATCGCCCGCGATCTCGGGCTAGCGCTCGGCTGCCTCGGCCATGTCGCGCATCTGCGGCGTACCCGCGTCGGGCCCTTCGGCATTGCCGACGCGACCTCGGTCGAGACCCTGCGCAAAAGCGCGGAGAGTGCGGCCGGCGCCCTTCAGCCGGTGATGGCGGCGCTGTCGCTGATCCCGGAGATCGCGATCAACCGCGATGCGGCGATGCGGCTGAAGCGCGGGCAGAGCGTGCTGCTGCGTGGGCGCGACGCGCTGCCGGCGAGCCCGGCGGTCTATGCCACCTGCGGCGGCGTCCTGATCGCCATCGGCGCGGTCGAGCAGGGTGAATTCGTCCCCCACCGCGTCTTCAATCTCTGA
- a CDS encoding methyl-accepting chemotaxis protein — protein MRVTHFLICTIAAGGAAILASGYVAYQQMQALSTARETRSLVVASEAISRVIERAAIERGGMTQVILSADPDGKIAATAKQSAQDTDARVAQMQESVAETGFAKRADYAGPVASIAPRLAEARRIAMAEGTKPLQQRDPKIAQQFSATVLELLNQQTALQRQIGARIGDLNPEVSNTVSLGEFATTIREAAGSRSVHFTQYVGSGVKLTPTAISQVDRFGGRIEQLWVLIDQAVAQMEVTPQLKAALATVQNGFREEEAKTYRTMYEAARDGTPPGMSLTDWRAWTQKSLATILEMRDAAFAQAKAEIDAGLTRAGWQLALSLVAILAVTGIVIGIVVLFHRGVVRPLGQLAESVGLMLSGADDARIPSKVGMVEVDAISHALGDFQENIKRIRALEQQEQAAAAARLARAQSMEAVVSDVGEVVAAAAAGDFSARLQIDQADEQMQKLVAGINEINAVVDSATSEFARTLSAVAAGDLTVRVDAAYRGKFAELKGAINETVDRLSATVKTIQLTSSEVGLAAREINMGADDLSKRTEEQASSLEETAATTEELAASVKASAQASRQAASIANEAMEAAQTGGTIAGQAVDAMARIEGASTKISDIIRVIDDIAFQTNLLALNAAVEAARAGDAGKGFAVVASEVRTLAQRSSEAAKDISALISSSNSEVGEGVKLVRQAGEQLSQILSASKKVAATIADISAASGEQANGIDEMSQAVAHLDEMTQQNAALAEQSAASAGSLSNRIGQLNDLVAAFKTGPDSGHAAHAAPSAPAGEPARLRELAEAAFAQTKAQAPRPAPRPAAPRPQASAPAPAPAPAKKVANSRASDAGWEEF, from the coding sequence ATGCGCGTCACGCATTTTCTCATCTGCACCATCGCGGCCGGTGGCGCCGCCATCCTGGCCAGCGGTTACGTCGCCTATCAGCAGATGCAGGCGCTCTCGACGGCGCGGGAGACCCGCAGCCTCGTCGTCGCCTCCGAGGCGATCAGCCGGGTCATCGAGCGCGCCGCGATCGAGCGCGGCGGCATGACCCAGGTCATCCTGTCGGCCGATCCCGACGGCAAGATCGCCGCCACGGCCAAGCAATCCGCCCAGGACACCGATGCCCGCGTCGCCCAGATGCAGGAGAGCGTCGCCGAGACGGGCTTCGCCAAGCGTGCGGACTATGCCGGCCCGGTGGCCAGCATCGCTCCGCGGCTCGCCGAGGCGCGCCGGATCGCGATGGCCGAGGGCACCAAGCCCCTGCAGCAGCGCGACCCCAAGATCGCCCAGCAGTTCAGCGCGACCGTGCTCGAACTGCTGAACCAGCAGACCGCCCTGCAACGCCAGATCGGCGCCCGGATCGGCGATCTCAACCCCGAGGTCAGCAACACCGTGTCGCTCGGCGAGTTCGCCACGACGATCCGCGAGGCGGCCGGCAGCCGTTCGGTCCATTTCACCCAATATGTCGGCAGCGGCGTGAAGCTGACGCCGACGGCGATCTCGCAGGTCGACCGCTTCGGCGGTCGCATCGAGCAGCTCTGGGTCCTGATCGACCAGGCCGTGGCCCAGATGGAGGTTACGCCGCAGCTGAAGGCGGCGCTTGCCACGGTGCAGAACGGCTTCCGCGAGGAGGAGGCCAAGACCTACCGCACCATGTACGAGGCGGCGCGTGACGGCACGCCGCCCGGCATGAGCCTGACCGACTGGCGCGCCTGGACGCAGAAGTCGCTGGCCACGATTCTCGAGATGCGCGACGCCGCCTTCGCCCAGGCCAAGGCCGAGATCGATGCCGGCCTGACCCGCGCCGGCTGGCAGCTGGCGCTGTCGCTGGTCGCCATCCTCGCCGTGACGGGCATCGTCATCGGCATCGTCGTGCTGTTCCACCGCGGCGTGGTGCGTCCGCTGGGGCAGCTCGCAGAATCGGTCGGGCTGATGCTGTCGGGCGCCGATGATGCGCGGATCCCGTCCAAGGTCGGCATGGTCGAGGTCGATGCGATCAGCCATGCGCTCGGCGATTTCCAGGAGAACATCAAGCGCATCCGCGCGCTCGAGCAGCAGGAGCAGGCTGCGGCAGCGGCGCGCCTCGCCCGTGCCCAGTCGATGGAGGCGGTGGTCTCCGATGTCGGCGAGGTGGTGGCAGCTGCGGCAGCGGGCGATTTCTCGGCGCGGCTGCAGATCGACCAGGCCGACGAGCAGATGCAGAAGCTCGTCGCCGGCATCAACGAGATCAATGCGGTCGTCGATTCCGCCACCAGCGAGTTCGCCCGCACGCTCTCGGCGGTCGCCGCCGGCGACCTGACGGTGCGGGTCGATGCCGCCTATCGCGGCAAGTTCGCCGAACTGAAGGGCGCCATCAACGAGACGGTCGACCGGCTCTCGGCCACGGTGAAGACGATCCAGCTGACCTCTTCGGAGGTCGGCCTGGCCGCCCGCGAGATCAACATGGGCGCGGACGACTTGTCGAAGCGCACCGAGGAGCAGGCCTCGAGCCTGGAAGAGACTGCCGCGACCACCGAAGAGCTCGCGGCCTCGGTGAAGGCCTCGGCCCAGGCCTCGCGCCAGGCGGCTTCGATCGCGAACGAAGCCATGGAAGCCGCCCAGACCGGCGGCACCATCGCCGGCCAGGCTGTGGACGCCATGGCCCGCATCGAGGGCGCCTCGACCAAGATCTCCGACATCATCCGGGTGATCGACGACATCGCCTTCCAGACCAACCTGCTGGCGCTGAACGCGGCGGTCGAAGCGGCTCGCGCCGGCGATGCCGGCAAGGGCTTCGCGGTCGTGGCCTCGGAAGTCCGCACGCTCGCCCAGCGCTCCAGCGAGGCGGCCAAGGACATCTCGGCGCTGATCTCGTCGTCGAACAGCGAGGTCGGCGAGGGCGTGAAGCTCGTGCGTCAGGCGGGCGAGCAGCTCAGCCAGATTCTCTCCGCCTCGAAGAAGGTCGCCGCCACCATCGCCGACATCTCGGCGGCGTCGGGCGAGCAGGCCAACGGCATCGACGAGATGAGCCAGGCTGTCGCCCATCTCGACGAGATGACCCAGCAGAATGCGGCACTCGCCGAGCAGAGCGCGGCGTCCGCCGGCTCGCTCTCCAACCGCATCGGCCAGCTCAACGACCTCGTGGCGGCGTTCAAAACCGGGCCGGACTCCGGCCACGCGGCGCATGCGGCACCTTCCGCGCCAGCAGGCGAGCCCGCCCGCCTGCGCGAGCTCGCGGAAGCCGCCTTTGCTCAGACCAAGGCGCAGGCGCCGCGCCCAGCGCCCCGTCCCGCCGCGCCCCGGCCGCAGGCGTCCGCTCCTGCCCCGGCCCCCGCTCCGGCGAAGAAGGTCGCCAACAGCCGCGCCAGCGATGCCGGTTGGGAAGAGTTCTGA